In Siniperca chuatsi isolate FFG_IHB_CAS linkage group LG20, ASM2008510v1, whole genome shotgun sequence, the following proteins share a genomic window:
- the msl1b gene encoding male-specific lethal 1 homolog isoform X2, which yields MTLRATLFPNTGFKQDADAIDFDKTHFGAPTASLKRESRDFVIDVQDVQRGEIPSKSKDLDQNYMTSKVSLAATVAGVVQGDSKTVGILSPVRQMGGEGTPVKGKPLSADNMDNPQMAVNNNPKDAGADDSVKGVVPGVLGTASIELSSEGKWRNIRKTPANPHTQANCLRQILLLQLDLIEQQQQQLQSKDKEIDELKADKETLLARIERMERRLQLTRKDPPRDKRLFQPLEPWTPDKEDMWDLDAEESQQPNSATPLPFSRGGKGQKRKSCFGDAKVQKSRGKSAKLSPQKPEIQPGSPNQRELRSKETPEKTVPVRSGAERDIMLPCKEEPELGCQIEDLPFMSTTEMYLCCWNQPPLSPLRETSPKKEEEVAIPSWRENHIEPLDEDSSFNPPEPLDDNVFLKRHLKLELDEKRRKRWDIQRIREQRMFQRLQQRMNRKKVVPETEPELSSFYPDTEDVETIVITPFLPVVAFGRPLPKLSQQNFELPWLDDRSRCRIEVPKKHTPHRTCRK from the exons ATGACTCTGAGAGCCACACTGTTTCCAAACACGGGATTCAAGCAGGACGCTGACGCCATCGACTTTGACAAAACGCATTTTGGGGCCCCCACCGCGAGCCTCAAGAGGGAGTCTCGCGACTTTGTTATAGATGTTCAAGACGTTCAGCGGGGCGAGATCCCGAGCAAATCAAAGGATTTAGACCAGAATTACATGACAAGCAAAGTTTCCCTCGCTGCCACAGTTGCAGGAGTAGTTCAAGGTGACAGTAAAACTGTGGGGATATTGTCCCCTGTCAGACAAATGGGGGGTGAGGGAACCCCAGTGAAAGGCAAACCCCTCTCTGCTGACAATATGGATAACCCTCAGATGGCTGTGAACAATAACCCAAAGGACGCTGGTGCTGATGACAGTGTGAAGGGGGTAGTCCCTGGAGTCCTTGGCACTGCATCCATTGAACTTTCCTCTGAGGGCAAGTGGAGGAACATCAGGAAGACCCCTGCTAATCCCCACACACAGGCCAACTGCCTCCGGCAGATACTTCTCCTGCAACTGGACCTCAttgaacaacagcaacaacagctgcAGTCCAAGGACAAGGAGATAGATGAGCTCAAAGCAGACAAGGAGACa CTGCTTGCACGTATTGAGCGCATGGAGCGTCGCCTGCAGCTCACAAGGAAGGACCCGCCACGTGACAAGCGCCTTTTCCAGCCCCTGGAGCCATGGACCCCTGACAAGGAGGACATGTGGGATCTGGATGCAGAGGAGAGTCAACAGCCCAACTCAGCCACTCCGCTCCCCTTTAGTCGGGGTGGCAAAGGTCAAAagag GAAATCCTGCTTTGGAGATGCAAAAGTCCAGAAGTCACGGGGCAAAAGTGCCAAACTTAGCCCCCAGAAGCCTGAGATTCAGCCTGGCTCTCCCAATCAAAGAGAGCTGCGCAGTAAGGAAACCCCAGAGAAGACAGTACCTGTGAGGTCAGGGGCAGAAAGGGACATTATGCTCCCGTGCAAAGAGGAGCCTGAGCTGGGTTGTCAGATTGAAGATCTGCCCTTCATGTCTACTACTGAGATGTACCTCTGTTGCTGGAACcaacctcctctgtctcctctgcgTGAGACTTCCCctaaaaaggaggaagaggtggcCA TTCCATCTTGGAGGGAAAATCATATAGAGCCCTTGGATGAGGACTCCTCCTTTAACCCCCCTGAG CCGCTGGACGACAATGTGTTTTTGAAACGCCACTTGAAGCtcgagttggatgagaagaggaggaaaag ATGGGACATCCAGCGAATCAGAGAGCAGCGCATGTTTCAGCGTTTGCAGCAGCGCATGAACAGGAAGAAAGTCGTCCCGGAGACTGAGCCAGAGCTTTCATCCTTCTATCCCGACACTGAAGATG TTGAAACTATAGTGATCACTCCCTTCTTGCCCGTGGTTGCATTTGGCCGGCCGTTGCCCAAACT
- the msl1b gene encoding male-specific lethal 1 homolog isoform X1 — MTLRATLFPNTGFKQDADAIDFDKTHFGAPTASLKRESRDFVIDVQDVQRGEIPSKSKDLDQNYMTSKVSLAATVAGVVQGDSKTVGILSPVRQMGGEGTPVKGKPLSADNMDNPQMAVNNNPKDAGADDSVKGVVPGVLGTASIELSSEGKWRNIRKTPANPHTQANCLRQILLLQLDLIEQQQQQLQSKDKEIDELKADKETLLARIERMERRLQLTRKDPPRDKRLFQPLEPWTPDKEDMWDLDAEESQQPNSATPLPFSRGGKGQKRKSCFGDAKVQKSRGKSAKLSPQKPEIQPGSPNQRELRSKETPEKTVPVRSGAERDIMLPCKEEPELGCQIEDLPFMSTTEMYLCCWNQPPLSPLRETSPKKEEEVASEWTPHVVHDMLIVFPSWRENHIEPLDEDSSFNPPEPLDDNVFLKRHLKLELDEKRRKRWDIQRIREQRMFQRLQQRMNRKKVVPETEPELSSFYPDTEDVETIVITPFLPVVAFGRPLPKLSQQNFELPWLDDRSRCRIEVPKKHTPHRTCRK; from the exons ATGACTCTGAGAGCCACACTGTTTCCAAACACGGGATTCAAGCAGGACGCTGACGCCATCGACTTTGACAAAACGCATTTTGGGGCCCCCACCGCGAGCCTCAAGAGGGAGTCTCGCGACTTTGTTATAGATGTTCAAGACGTTCAGCGGGGCGAGATCCCGAGCAAATCAAAGGATTTAGACCAGAATTACATGACAAGCAAAGTTTCCCTCGCTGCCACAGTTGCAGGAGTAGTTCAAGGTGACAGTAAAACTGTGGGGATATTGTCCCCTGTCAGACAAATGGGGGGTGAGGGAACCCCAGTGAAAGGCAAACCCCTCTCTGCTGACAATATGGATAACCCTCAGATGGCTGTGAACAATAACCCAAAGGACGCTGGTGCTGATGACAGTGTGAAGGGGGTAGTCCCTGGAGTCCTTGGCACTGCATCCATTGAACTTTCCTCTGAGGGCAAGTGGAGGAACATCAGGAAGACCCCTGCTAATCCCCACACACAGGCCAACTGCCTCCGGCAGATACTTCTCCTGCAACTGGACCTCAttgaacaacagcaacaacagctgcAGTCCAAGGACAAGGAGATAGATGAGCTCAAAGCAGACAAGGAGACa CTGCTTGCACGTATTGAGCGCATGGAGCGTCGCCTGCAGCTCACAAGGAAGGACCCGCCACGTGACAAGCGCCTTTTCCAGCCCCTGGAGCCATGGACCCCTGACAAGGAGGACATGTGGGATCTGGATGCAGAGGAGAGTCAACAGCCCAACTCAGCCACTCCGCTCCCCTTTAGTCGGGGTGGCAAAGGTCAAAagag GAAATCCTGCTTTGGAGATGCAAAAGTCCAGAAGTCACGGGGCAAAAGTGCCAAACTTAGCCCCCAGAAGCCTGAGATTCAGCCTGGCTCTCCCAATCAAAGAGAGCTGCGCAGTAAGGAAACCCCAGAGAAGACAGTACCTGTGAGGTCAGGGGCAGAAAGGGACATTATGCTCCCGTGCAAAGAGGAGCCTGAGCTGGGTTGTCAGATTGAAGATCTGCCCTTCATGTCTACTACTGAGATGTACCTCTGTTGCTGGAACcaacctcctctgtctcctctgcgTGAGACTTCCCctaaaaaggaggaagaggtggcCAGTGAGTGGACTCCTCATGTAGTACATGATATGCTGATTGTTT TTCCATCTTGGAGGGAAAATCATATAGAGCCCTTGGATGAGGACTCCTCCTTTAACCCCCCTGAG CCGCTGGACGACAATGTGTTTTTGAAACGCCACTTGAAGCtcgagttggatgagaagaggaggaaaag ATGGGACATCCAGCGAATCAGAGAGCAGCGCATGTTTCAGCGTTTGCAGCAGCGCATGAACAGGAAGAAAGTCGTCCCGGAGACTGAGCCAGAGCTTTCATCCTTCTATCCCGACACTGAAGATG TTGAAACTATAGTGATCACTCCCTTCTTGCCCGTGGTTGCATTTGGCCGGCCGTTGCCCAAACT
- the LOC122868239 gene encoding gastric inhibitory polypeptide, producing the protein MKVLFELLVVCLLGSLHAGANAQPEEMGLSEDEQQVARRYAESTIASEISKIMDSVMQKNFVDFLLNQREKKSKPATAEEDPEERLYDDLLKKLSLHEKQTRKI; encoded by the exons ATGAAGGTGCTGTTTGAACTTTTGGTCGTCTGCCTGCTTGGATCACTGCATGCAGGGGCAAACGCTCAGCCAGAAGAGATGGG TCTCAGTGAAGATGAGCAGCAGGTGGCGAGAAGATACGCTGAGTCGACCATTGCCAGCGAAATCAGCAAAATCATGGATTcagtgatgcagaaaaactTTGTTGATTTCTTGCTCAAccaaagggagaaaaaaagcaa GCCGGCCACCGCAGAGGAAGATCCAGAGGAACGCCTGTACGACGACCTGCTGAAGAAGCTCAGTCTGCATGAGAAGCAGACGAGAAAGATCTAG
- the snf8 gene encoding vacuolar-sorting protein SNF8 isoform X1, translated as MHRRGVGAGAIAKKKLAEAKYKERGTVLAEDQIVQMSKQLETFKSNLEEFASKHKQEIRKNSQFRVQFQEMCATIGVDPLASGKGFWSEMLGVGDFYYELGVQIIEVCLALKHRNGGLITLDELHQRVLKGRGKYAQDVSQDDLMRAIKKLKVMGNGFGVIPVGGSYLVQSVPAELNMDHTVVLQLAEKKGYVTVSEIKDNLKWEKERACHVLDHLLKEGLAWLDSQAAGEAQYWLPALFSELTSRDVTPEEANQMTP; from the exons ATGCATCGGAGAGGCGTTGGTGCAGGAGCTATTGCCAAAAAGAAGCTCGCAGAG GCCAAATATAAGGAAAGAGGAACTGTTCTTGCAGAAGACCAAATTGTCCAA ATGTCTAAGCAGTTGGAGACCTTCAAGTCCAACCTGGAAGAGTTTGCCAGCAAGCATAAACAAGAAATAAGAAAGAACTCACAGTTCAGGGTTCAGTTTCAGGAAATGTGTGCCACCATTGGAGTTGACCCACTTGCCT CCGGCAAAGgtttttggtctgagatgcttgGTGTAGGTGACTTCTACTATGAGCTCGGTGTACAGATTATTGAAGTGTGCCTCGCCCTCAAACACAGAAATGGAG GGCTTATTACTTTGGATGAACTCCATCAGAGAGTACTGAAGGGAAGAGGGAAATACGCTCAGGATGTGAGCCA AGATGACTTGATGAGAGCCATAAAGAAACTGAAGGTGATGGGGAATGGCTTCGGGGTGATTCCAGTTGGTGGTTCTTACTTGGTCCAGTCAGTCCCAGCAGAGCTCAACATGGACCACACTGTAGTTCTACAGCTGGCTGAG AAAAAGGGCTACGTCACAGTGAGTGAGATCAAGGACAATCTAAAATGGGAGAAGGAACGGGCTTGTCACGTCTTG GATCACCTGCTGAAAGAAGGCTTGGCTTGGCTGGACTCTCAAGCAGCTGGAGAAGCACAGTACTGGCTGCCAGCTCTCTTCTCTGAGCTGACCTCCCGCGACGTCACACCAGAGGAGGCCAATCAGATGACACCTTAA
- the snf8 gene encoding vacuolar-sorting protein SNF8 isoform X2, which produces MSKQLETFKSNLEEFASKHKQEIRKNSQFRVQFQEMCATIGVDPLASGKGFWSEMLGVGDFYYELGVQIIEVCLALKHRNGGLITLDELHQRVLKGRGKYAQDVSQDDLMRAIKKLKVMGNGFGVIPVGGSYLVQSVPAELNMDHTVVLQLAEKKGYVTVSEIKDNLKWEKERACHVLDHLLKEGLAWLDSQAAGEAQYWLPALFSELTSRDVTPEEANQMTP; this is translated from the exons ATGTCTAAGCAGTTGGAGACCTTCAAGTCCAACCTGGAAGAGTTTGCCAGCAAGCATAAACAAGAAATAAGAAAGAACTCACAGTTCAGGGTTCAGTTTCAGGAAATGTGTGCCACCATTGGAGTTGACCCACTTGCCT CCGGCAAAGgtttttggtctgagatgcttgGTGTAGGTGACTTCTACTATGAGCTCGGTGTACAGATTATTGAAGTGTGCCTCGCCCTCAAACACAGAAATGGAG GGCTTATTACTTTGGATGAACTCCATCAGAGAGTACTGAAGGGAAGAGGGAAATACGCTCAGGATGTGAGCCA AGATGACTTGATGAGAGCCATAAAGAAACTGAAGGTGATGGGGAATGGCTTCGGGGTGATTCCAGTTGGTGGTTCTTACTTGGTCCAGTCAGTCCCAGCAGAGCTCAACATGGACCACACTGTAGTTCTACAGCTGGCTGAG AAAAAGGGCTACGTCACAGTGAGTGAGATCAAGGACAATCTAAAATGGGAGAAGGAACGGGCTTGTCACGTCTTG GATCACCTGCTGAAAGAAGGCTTGGCTTGGCTGGACTCTCAAGCAGCTGGAGAAGCACAGTACTGGCTGCCAGCTCTCTTCTCTGAGCTGACCTCCCGCGACGTCACACCAGAGGAGGCCAATCAGATGACACCTTAA